The following are encoded in a window of Thermoflexus sp. genomic DNA:
- a CDS encoding ribonuclease J → MAQVLRIVPLGGLGEIGKNMMAIEYGRNILIIDAGIMFPENDMLGVDFIIPDWQYLRDKKAWVRAIVVTHGHEDHIGALPFLIREIPAPVYATPLTRGLIEVKLKQAKVTEGVTLHTVQAGDRLTIGPFTVELFRVCHSIPDGVGLGITTPAGLIVHTGDFKFDQTPVDGKPTDFATLAEFSKRGVLALLSDSTNADRPGWTPSERVIDAAFDAVFRQAKGRIIVATFASLISRFQQVIQAALRHGRKVAFAGTSILENVKIAQKLGYLEIPPGVMIRLDEVDRYSPHQVVIVTTGAQGEPSSVLARMAVGQHPQLRIVPGDTVILSAHPIPGNEEMVHRTINRLFQRGADVLYDPIAPVHVSGHASQEELKLMINLVRPQYFIPIHGEIRHLKAHARLAMELGIPAERIFTVENGWVIEFRDGQGRVVERVPGGYVFVDGALVGDIGPEVLREREVLSREGFVVAIVRRDPKTGRLIGRPELITRGFTFAREAEELLAGAEELIIETVRSANGEGKSRQALAHRIQNALADYLYRHTRRRPMIIPVVTE, encoded by the coding sequence ATGGCACAGGTTTTACGGATTGTCCCCCTGGGGGGGCTCGGCGAGATCGGCAAAAATATGATGGCCATCGAATATGGCCGCAACATCCTGATCATCGACGCCGGGATCATGTTCCCGGAGAACGATATGCTGGGGGTGGATTTCATCATCCCCGACTGGCAATATCTTCGGGACAAAAAGGCCTGGGTGCGGGCGATCGTGGTCACCCACGGCCATGAGGACCACATCGGGGCCCTCCCCTTCCTGATCCGCGAGATCCCGGCGCCGGTCTACGCCACGCCCCTCACCCGGGGGTTGATCGAGGTCAAGCTCAAGCAGGCAAAGGTCACCGAGGGCGTCACCCTCCACACGGTCCAGGCCGGTGACCGCCTGACCATCGGGCCGTTCACGGTGGAGCTGTTCCGGGTCTGCCACAGCATCCCCGATGGGGTGGGGCTGGGGATCACCACCCCGGCGGGCCTGATCGTCCACACCGGCGACTTTAAGTTCGACCAGACCCCGGTGGATGGCAAGCCGACGGATTTCGCAACCCTCGCGGAGTTCAGCAAGCGGGGGGTCCTGGCTCTGCTCTCCGACAGCACCAACGCGGATCGACCCGGGTGGACCCCATCGGAGCGGGTGATCGATGCGGCCTTCGACGCGGTCTTCCGCCAGGCGAAGGGCCGCATCATCGTCGCCACCTTTGCCTCGCTGATCTCCCGCTTCCAGCAGGTGATCCAGGCGGCCCTCCGCCACGGCCGCAAGGTGGCCTTCGCCGGGACCAGCATCCTGGAGAACGTGAAGATCGCCCAGAAGCTCGGCTACCTGGAGATCCCGCCCGGGGTCATGATCCGCCTGGACGAGGTGGATCGCTATTCGCCGCACCAGGTGGTGATCGTCACCACCGGCGCCCAGGGGGAGCCCTCTTCGGTCCTGGCCCGCATGGCGGTCGGCCAGCATCCCCAGCTCCGGATCGTCCCGGGCGACACGGTGATCCTGTCGGCCCACCCGATCCCGGGCAACGAAGAGATGGTGCATCGGACCATCAACCGCCTCTTCCAGCGGGGGGCCGATGTGCTGTATGATCCTATCGCCCCGGTCCACGTCTCGGGCCACGCCAGCCAGGAGGAGCTCAAGCTGATGATCAACCTGGTCCGGCCCCAGTATTTCATCCCCATCCACGGGGAGATCCGTCACCTCAAGGCCCATGCCCGCCTGGCGATGGAGCTGGGCATCCCGGCGGAGCGCATCTTCACGGTGGAAAACGGCTGGGTGATCGAGTTCCGGGACGGCCAGGGGCGGGTGGTGGAGCGGGTGCCGGGCGGCTATGTGTTCGTGGACGGGGCGCTGGTCGGGGATATCGGCCCGGAGGTGCTGCGGGAGCGGGAGGTGCTTTCCCGGGAGGGATTCGTGGTGGCCATCGTGCGGCGGGATCCGAAGACGGGCCGGCTCATCGGACGGCCGGAGCTGATCACCCGCGGCTTCACCTTCGCCCGCGAGGCGGAGGAGCTGCTGGCCGGCGCTGAGGAGCTGATCATCGAGACGGTGCGCTCGGCGAACGGGGAGGGGAAGTCCCGTCAGGCCCTGGCCCACCGCATCCAGAACGCCCTGGCGGATTATCTCTACCGCCACACCCGCCGCCGGCCGATGATCATCCCGGTGGTGACGGAGTGA